A genome region from Sphingobium sp. CR2-8 includes the following:
- a CDS encoding Gfo/Idh/MocA family protein yields MEKRTLRLGMAGGGEGAFIGAIHRAAAALDGDWRLVAGAFSGDADRNARSGEALGIDPARTYATIDALLAGESALPADQRIDALSIVTPNHLHAPMAIAALDAGFHVFCEKPMAMSLEEARRIAQAAARSGRHFGLAFTYSGYPLVEEARVRVARGDFGKIRLVQVEYSQGWLAKAIDTEGNKQAEWRTDPARAGLGGCLGDIGTHAFHLAEHVSGLRVNELCADLAIHVEGRRLDDDVSVLLRLDGGARGVLKATQVAAGDENGLKLRIHGEHGGLEWSQMEPNSLLLRWLDRPAEIVRAGGPGLAPSTQARLRTPAGHPEGYIEAFANLYRAFATQVRGGADWFPSVDDGLRTMAFVEGAIANSGSDRKWTRL; encoded by the coding sequence ATGGAGAAACGCACATTGCGCCTGGGCATGGCTGGCGGCGGCGAGGGCGCATTCATCGGCGCCATTCATCGCGCCGCGGCCGCGCTGGACGGGGATTGGCGGCTGGTGGCGGGCGCATTCAGCGGCGACGCCGACCGGAATGCCCGGTCGGGCGAGGCGCTGGGGATCGACCCGGCGCGCACCTATGCGACCATCGACGCGCTGCTGGCGGGCGAGAGCGCCCTGCCCGCCGATCAGCGGATCGACGCCCTGTCGATCGTGACGCCCAATCATCTGCATGCGCCGATGGCGATCGCGGCGCTGGATGCGGGTTTCCATGTTTTCTGTGAAAAGCCGATGGCGATGAGCCTGGAGGAAGCGCGCAGAATCGCGCAGGCGGCGGCGCGGTCCGGCCGCCATTTCGGCCTCGCCTTCACCTATAGCGGCTATCCGCTGGTGGAAGAGGCGCGGGTGCGGGTGGCGCGCGGCGATTTCGGCAAGATCCGGCTGGTGCAGGTCGAATATTCGCAAGGCTGGCTGGCAAAGGCGATCGATACCGAGGGCAACAAGCAGGCCGAATGGCGCACCGATCCGGCGCGCGCGGGGCTGGGCGGATGTCTGGGCGATATCGGCACTCATGCCTTTCACCTGGCCGAACATGTGTCGGGCCTGCGCGTCAACGAACTCTGCGCGGACCTCGCCATCCATGTCGAGGGACGGCGGCTGGACGACGATGTCAGCGTGCTGTTGCGGCTCGATGGCGGCGCGCGGGGCGTATTGAAGGCGACGCAGGTCGCGGCGGGCGACGAAAACGGGCTGAAACTGCGCATCCATGGCGAGCATGGCGGGCTGGAATGGTCGCAGATGGAGCCGAACAGCCTGTTGCTACGCTGGCTGGATCGCCCGGCGGAGATCGTGCGGGCCGGTGGGCCGGGCCTTGCGCCATCGACCCAGGCGCGGCTGCGCACGCCTGCGGGCCATCCGGAAGGCTATATCGAGGCGTTCGCCAATCTCTACCGCGCCTTCGCGACGCAGGTACGGGGCGGGGCGGACTGGTTTCCGTCGGTGGACGACGGGCTGCGCACGATGGCCTTTGTCGAGGGGGCGATTGCGAATAGCGGGTCCGACAGGAAATGGACCCGCCTGTAG
- a CDS encoding c-type cytochrome, protein MLRVASLKLIFIATGMIATAPAMAQTAPAPPPAFGTCRACHTVQKDGKNGLGPNLFGVAGRPAASLPGFTYSAALKASKLRWDDKTLDEFLAAPMKKVPGTRMPIGSPDPAKRAALIAYLKSLK, encoded by the coding sequence ATGCTAAGGGTAGCGAGCCTCAAGCTGATTTTCATCGCGACTGGCATGATCGCCACCGCGCCTGCCATGGCGCAAACCGCGCCCGCGCCACCGCCCGCGTTCGGCACCTGCCGCGCCTGCCATACGGTGCAGAAGGACGGGAAGAACGGGCTTGGTCCCAACCTCTTCGGCGTCGCGGGCCGTCCGGCGGCTTCGCTGCCCGGCTTCACCTATTCGGCTGCGTTGAAGGCCTCGAAGCTGCGCTGGGACGACAAGACACTGGACGAATTTCTCGCCGCGCCGATGAAGAAGGTGCCCGGCACCCGCATGCCGATCGGCTCGCCCGATCCCGCCAAGCGCGCCGCGCTCATCGCCTATCTCAAAAGCCTCAAGTGA
- a CDS encoding sugar phosphate isomerase/epimerase family protein, whose product MRGPAVFLAQFMGDAAPFDTLDNAARWMADAGYKGLQLPSNDPRCMDLALAAESQDYCDDLVGRCREAGVEISELSTHLQGQLVAVHPAYDAAFDTFAPPELRGKPAERQAWAVDQLKLAAKASRRLGLKAHATFSGAFAWPFIYPWPQRPAGLVEEAFAELGKRWRPILDAFDEQGVDLCYELHPGEDLHDGLTFERFLDAVGGHARANILYDPSHFVLQAMDYLQFIDIYHDRIKMFHVKDAEFNPTGRAGVYGGYADWIDRPGRFRSLGDGQIDFTGIFSRLTQYGYDGWAVLEWECCLKHPQDGAREGAPFIEAHMIRRPTRAFDDFAGGGDPADNRRWLGLA is encoded by the coding sequence ATGCGCGGTCCCGCCGTTTTCCTGGCCCAGTTCATGGGCGACGCCGCCCCGTTCGACACGCTGGACAATGCCGCGCGCTGGATGGCGGATGCGGGCTACAAGGGCCTTCAGTTGCCCAGCAACGATCCGCGCTGCATGGACCTGGCTTTAGCGGCCGAAAGCCAGGATTATTGTGACGATCTCGTCGGTCGCTGCCGGGAAGCGGGGGTCGAGATTTCCGAACTCTCCACCCATTTGCAGGGGCAGCTGGTCGCGGTCCACCCGGCCTATGACGCCGCTTTCGACACCTTCGCGCCCCCCGAACTGCGCGGCAAGCCCGCCGAGCGGCAGGCCTGGGCCGTCGATCAGCTGAAGCTCGCCGCCAAGGCCAGCCGACGCCTCGGCCTCAAGGCCCATGCGACATTCTCCGGCGCCTTCGCCTGGCCCTTCATCTACCCTTGGCCGCAACGGCCTGCGGGTCTGGTGGAGGAAGCCTTCGCAGAACTGGGCAAACGCTGGCGGCCGATCCTCGACGCGTTCGATGAACAGGGCGTCGACCTCTGCTACGAACTGCATCCGGGCGAGGATCTGCACGACGGCCTGACCTTCGAACGCTTCCTGGATGCGGTCGGCGGCCATGCCCGCGCCAACATCCTCTACGATCCCAGTCATTTCGTGTTGCAGGCGATGGATTATCTCCAGTTCATCGACATCTATCACGACCGCATCAAGATGTTCCACGTCAAGGATGCGGAGTTCAACCCGACCGGGCGCGCGGGCGTCTATGGCGGCTATGCCGACTGGATCGATCGTCCCGGCCGCTTCCGCTCGCTGGGCGACGGCCAGATCGACTTCACCGGCATCTTCTCGCGCCTCACCCAATATGGCTATGACGGCTGGGCCGTGCTGGAATGGGAATGCTGCCTCAAACATCCGCAAGACGGCGCGCGCGAAGGCGCACCCTTCATCGAGGCGCATATGATCCGGCGACCGACACGCGCCTTCGACGATTTTGCAGGTGGCGGCGACCCGGCGGACAACCGGCGCTGGCTGGGCCTTGCCTGA
- a CDS encoding MFS transporter: protein MTGVNRQRLFWLSVLALFTASMSAALRAAVASSLKAEWIDPVAPIAAGEMIGAALGSAFLGFSITVFVVSALLDKLGIRRVLIACGVAFLIGTTLIVGAGAFATGMAIYHLVWLGMLLSGIGWGFAEASINPLTARLYPEDTTHRLNVLHAWYPGGLIVGGLAGVFLASALPWQAIMGLAYLPAIGVIAIAATTTFPQPPQVVAENGMKDMMLEVVRRPSFFIWFGAMFLTASSELAPGQWIDVALSNRVGMRGILLLVYVSALMFVFRHFAGKIAGRLSNPGLLWVSSLLAAIGLFMLSQAQSPASAILASTVWGLGVCAMWPTMLASVAERYPRGDAWALGLVGSAGALASFFVLPQLGGMFDQAKVEIAGGPEAFTRLTGAALREVEDAAASQSFARLTFVPLTLLVVFGGIWLVERRAKAWAARVAEGLA, encoded by the coding sequence ATGACGGGCGTAAACCGACAGAGGCTATTCTGGCTGAGCGTATTGGCGCTCTTCACCGCCTCCATGAGCGCGGCGCTCCGCGCGGCGGTGGCGAGCAGCCTCAAGGCGGAATGGATCGATCCCGTTGCGCCGATCGCGGCGGGCGAAATGATCGGCGCGGCGCTCGGCTCGGCCTTCCTGGGCTTCTCGATCACCGTCTTCGTCGTCAGCGCCCTGCTCGACAAGCTCGGCATCCGCCGCGTGCTGATCGCGTGCGGCGTCGCCTTCCTGATCGGCACGACGCTGATCGTGGGCGCGGGCGCGTTCGCCACCGGCATGGCCATCTATCATCTGGTGTGGCTTGGCATGCTCCTGTCCGGCATCGGCTGGGGCTTTGCCGAAGCGTCGATCAACCCGCTCACCGCCCGCCTCTATCCCGAAGACACGACCCATCGCCTCAACGTCCTGCACGCCTGGTATCCCGGCGGGCTGATCGTCGGCGGCCTGGCGGGCGTATTCCTGGCCTCGGCCCTGCCCTGGCAGGCGATCATGGGCCTGGCCTATCTGCCCGCCATCGGCGTCATCGCGATCGCCGCGACCACGACCTTCCCGCAGCCGCCCCAGGTCGTCGCCGAAAACGGCATGAAGGACATGATGCTCGAAGTCGTCCGCCGCCCCAGCTTCTTCATCTGGTTCGGCGCGATGTTCCTCACCGCCTCGTCCGAACTCGCGCCGGGCCAGTGGATCGATGTCGCGCTCAGCAACCGCGTGGGCATGCGCGGCATCCTGCTGCTCGTCTATGTCAGCGCGCTGATGTTCGTCTTCCGCCATTTCGCAGGGAAGATCGCCGGTCGCCTGTCCAACCCCGGCCTGCTCTGGGTGTCCAGCCTGCTCGCCGCGATCGGCCTGTTCATGTTGTCGCAGGCGCAATCACCCGCATCGGCCATCCTCGCATCCACCGTCTGGGGTCTGGGCGTCTGCGCCATGTGGCCCACGATGCTGGCGTCGGTGGCGGAACGCTATCCGCGCGGCGACGCCTGGGCGCTGGGGCTGGTCGGATCGGCGGGCGCACTCGCCAGCTTCTTCGTCCTGCCGCAACTGGGCGGCATGTTCGACCAGGCGAAGGTGGAGATCGCCGGCGGCCCCGAAGCCTTCACCCGCCTGACCGGCGCGGCCCTGCGCGAAGTGGAGGACGCCGCCGCCTCCCAATCCTTCGCCCGGCTGACCTTCGTGCCGCTCACGCTGCTGGTCGTCTTCGGCGGCATCTGGCTGGTGGAACGCCGTGCCAAGGCCTGGGCCGCGCGAGTGGCGGAGGGGTTGGCGTGA
- a CDS encoding hydroxypyruvate isomerase family protein, with product MTVSRRTMLAAGLAAAATPALSATARRSGSNAARFSLAYAPHEGSFASRGGLLEQIAYAADQGFTAWEDNEARSRPVEQQQAMARALAQRGMTMGVFVASMPQWADFRPLLGANDDAEREAFLADIRSSVEVAKRLDAKHMTVVTGFMDRKVPQDIQTGRIIDCMRRAGDIVAPHGLALVMEPLNTRTNHPGVYMQSIAQGYAVARGANSPGVKILADLYHEQIQSGNLIPTLDACWAEIGYIQFGDNPGRKEPGTGEIHYGNIVRWLRGRRYAGVIGMEHGNSVAVRAGEDRLIAAYRAIDAA from the coding sequence GTGACCGTCTCCCGCCGCACGATGCTCGCCGCCGGGCTGGCCGCCGCCGCCACGCCCGCCCTGTCGGCCACGGCGCGCAGGAGCGGCTCCAACGCGGCCCGCTTCTCGCTTGCCTACGCCCCGCACGAAGGCAGTTTCGCCAGTCGCGGCGGCCTGCTCGAACAGATCGCCTATGCCGCCGATCAGGGCTTTACCGCCTGGGAAGACAATGAAGCGCGCAGCCGCCCGGTCGAACAACAGCAGGCGATGGCCCGCGCGCTGGCGCAACGGGGCATGACCATGGGCGTCTTCGTCGCGAGCATGCCCCAATGGGCCGACTTCCGCCCGTTGCTGGGCGCGAACGACGATGCGGAGCGCGAAGCCTTCCTGGCCGACATCCGCTCCTCGGTGGAGGTTGCCAAGCGCCTCGACGCCAAACATATGACCGTCGTCACCGGCTTCATGGACCGCAAGGTGCCACAGGATATCCAGACCGGCCGCATCATCGACTGTATGCGCCGCGCGGGCGACATCGTCGCGCCCCATGGCCTGGCGCTGGTGATGGAACCGCTCAACACCCGAACCAACCATCCCGGCGTCTATATGCAATCGATCGCGCAGGGCTATGCCGTCGCGCGCGGCGCGAACAGTCCGGGGGTCAAGATCCTGGCGGACCTCTATCATGAACAGATTCAGTCGGGGAACCTGATCCCCACGCTCGACGCCTGCTGGGCGGAGATCGGCTATATCCAGTTCGGCGACAATCCGGGCCGCAAGGAACCGGGCACCGGCGAAATCCACTATGGCAACATCGTCCGCTGGCTGCGCGGTCGCCGCTATGCCGGGGTGATCGGCATGGAACATGGCAATTCGGTGGCCGTACGCGCGGGCGAAGATCGCCTGATCGCCGCCTATCGCGCGATCGACGCAGCATGA
- a CDS encoding 3-keto-disaccharide hydrolase → MKRIPKGTWPKGTWPKGIALAAALLAGTMAQAQAPSADKPGKLGFTDTPILPGGKWHVHDPDRPAPTVVTPAASPGGAPSDAIVLFDGTSLDAWRGERGPWTLDKGVMTIPPRAKSGGENNLISKQAFGDVQLHLEFRSPNPPTKSSQDRGNSGIWFMQRYEVQILDGYRNATYADGTVGAVYAWKPPLVNPSRKPGEWQSYDIIFERPRFAADGSLVRPAYVTALLNGVLVQNHQAMLGTTKWRSIGQYQAHGDAAPIQLQDHDSPVSFRNIWVRPLPQDAIAQDLKGDGR, encoded by the coding sequence ATGAAGCGCATCCCCAAAGGCACCTGGCCCAAAGGCACTTGGCCCAAAGGCATCGCACTGGCCGCCGCCCTGCTGGCCGGTACGATGGCGCAGGCGCAGGCGCCATCGGCAGACAAGCCGGGCAAGCTGGGTTTTACGGACACGCCGATCCTGCCCGGCGGCAAATGGCACGTCCATGATCCGGACCGCCCCGCTCCCACGGTCGTCACCCCCGCTGCAAGCCCAGGCGGCGCGCCGTCCGACGCCATCGTCCTGTTCGACGGCACATCGCTCGACGCCTGGCGCGGCGAACGCGGCCCCTGGACGCTGGACAAGGGCGTGATGACCATCCCGCCCCGCGCCAAAAGCGGCGGCGAAAATAACCTCATCTCCAAACAGGCATTTGGCGACGTCCAGCTGCATCTGGAATTCCGCTCGCCCAATCCGCCGACCAAAAGCTCGCAGGATCGCGGCAATAGCGGCATCTGGTTCATGCAGCGCTACGAAGTGCAGATACTCGACGGCTATCGGAACGCGACCTATGCCGACGGCACGGTCGGCGCGGTCTATGCGTGGAAGCCGCCGCTGGTGAACCCGTCGCGCAAGCCCGGCGAATGGCAGAGCTACGACATCATCTTCGAACGCCCCCGCTTCGCTGCGGACGGCAGCCTTGTGCGTCCCGCCTATGTGACCGCGCTGCTGAACGGCGTGCTGGTGCAGAACCATCAGGCGATGCTGGGCACCACCAAATGGCGTTCGATCGGCCAGTATCAGGCGCATGGCGACGCCGCGCCGATCCAGTTGCAGGACCATGATTCGCCGGTGTCCTTCCGCAACATCTGGGTCAGGCCATTGCCACAGGACGCGATCGCGCAGGATTTGAAGGGAGACGGACGATGA
- a CDS encoding gluconate 2-dehydrogenase subunit 3 family protein yields MMDRRKALAGTLALFGAQIFAPLARAAGIAPAPPASPPAIDQGAPSRQLFTPDQRALMTALSDRIIPATDTPGAIAAGVPAYIEKLLADWSVAEDRAPIITGLAEIDARAWQDYKLPAIKTTPAQQDALLTLAMEDKIPDGEMFFEAFRQMVITGYYTSEIGMTQEREYLPVPGEYDGAYPYSKVKKVFTA; encoded by the coding sequence ATGATGGACCGCAGAAAAGCGCTGGCGGGCACGCTTGCCCTGTTCGGCGCGCAGATTTTCGCGCCGCTGGCGCGTGCGGCCGGGATCGCCCCCGCCCCGCCCGCGTCCCCGCCCGCAATCGACCAGGGCGCGCCCAGCCGCCAATTGTTCACGCCCGATCAGCGCGCCCTGATGACCGCGCTCAGCGATCGCATCATTCCCGCCACGGACACGCCCGGCGCGATCGCGGCCGGCGTGCCTGCCTATATCGAAAAGCTGCTCGCCGACTGGTCGGTGGCGGAGGATCGCGCGCCCATCATCACGGGCCTGGCGGAAATCGACGCCCGCGCCTGGCAGGATTACAAGCTGCCCGCGATCAAGACCACCCCCGCGCAGCAGGACGCCCTGCTGACGCTGGCGATGGAAGACAAGATTCCCGATGGCGAGATGTTCTTCGAAGCGTTCCGGCAGATGGTGATCACGGGCTATTACACGTCGGAAATCGGCATGACGCAGGAACGCGAATATCTGCCGGTGCCCGGCGAATATGACGGCGCCTATCCCTATTCCAAGGTCAAGAAGGTCTTTACCGCATGA
- a CDS encoding sugar phosphate isomerase/epimerase family protein: MMINRRSMMLGAGGLAALASQPLFAKAAGSAKLGNIGLQLYTVRELFSADPVATLEKVAKIGYREVEYGGGGYDGMDHALLRRTMDRLGLKSPSIHVGYDALLDKFDASVAMAKTLGADTIVLPYIIDKHRSADAWTAALTNINRFGAQLKAAGLGFAYHNHDFEFTVKPDGVSLFERLVKATDPALVKIELDLYWAVHAGEDAQALVKTLAGRVYAYHVKDMAADRKMTSVGLGTIDFASIFKLNGLAGAQHFYVENDQSPAPYLPDITKSFQTLRALRF; the protein is encoded by the coding sequence ATGATGATCAACCGTCGTTCCATGATGCTGGGCGCGGGCGGTCTTGCCGCCCTCGCCAGCCAGCCCCTCTTCGCCAAGGCTGCGGGTTCCGCAAAGCTCGGCAACATCGGCCTGCAACTCTATACTGTGCGCGAACTCTTCTCCGCCGATCCGGTCGCCACGCTCGAAAAGGTGGCGAAGATCGGCTATCGCGAAGTCGAATATGGCGGTGGCGGCTATGACGGCATGGACCACGCCCTGCTGCGCCGGACGATGGATCGCCTCGGCCTCAAATCGCCGTCCATCCATGTCGGCTATGACGCATTGCTCGACAAGTTCGACGCCAGCGTCGCCATGGCCAAAACGCTGGGCGCGGACACGATCGTGCTGCCCTATATAATCGACAAGCATCGCAGCGCCGACGCCTGGACCGCCGCGCTCACCAACATCAACCGCTTCGGCGCGCAGTTGAAGGCGGCGGGGCTGGGCTTTGCCTATCATAATCACGACTTCGAATTTACCGTGAAGCCCGACGGCGTCAGCCTGTTCGAACGGCTGGTGAAGGCGACCGACCCCGCGCTGGTGAAGATCGAACTCGACCTCTACTGGGCGGTCCACGCCGGGGAAGATGCACAGGCGCTGGTCAAGACCCTCGCCGGACGCGTCTACGCCTATCATGTCAAGGATATGGCGGCCGACCGCAAGATGACGTCGGTGGGCCTTGGCACCATCGATTTCGCCAGCATCTTCAAGCTGAACGGGCTGGCCGGGGCGCAGCATTTCTACGTCGAAAACGACCAGTCGCCCGCACCCTATCTGCCCGACATCACCAAAAGCTTCCAGACGCTGCGCGCGCTGCGTTTCTGA
- a CDS encoding GMC family oxidoreductase, which translates to MASTDKFDAIVIGSGISGGWAAKELTEKGFRVLMLDRGVMVEHGEGYTYDGRPAYDVPARNIMPAPLKQSDYFIAQHGYVAPSNQAFYNNDRLNPYDYENGSKFYWIRPAAVGGKSLIWGRWSFRWSAADFQANQREGIGGAWPIGYDDLVPWYDYIEKYVGISGSRENLPYLPDSQFMPPMPMNIAEKWMKERLETQFPGRKLINARLSNITEDKPEQGRTKCQHRNQCGNGCSFGAYFSTQAVTLPAARATGKLTLRSDAVVTKLDYDPATKRVTGVHFVDAKTGQAEVVKARMVFLNASTLASVQILMNSRQPGGERSHFDSSGTLGRYVMDHIFRVSVKGDIPGMEEYIEYGRRPGGVYVPRFRNNDGQEDVGFKRGYGYQGGAYREPSKPVGFGASMKEGMRQYSGWKFQMGAFGECLPYEDNRVSLSPDKVDRFGMPQMRFDVTFRDNELRMMADAREQGEKMLRAAGLKNVESRVREHVPGDAIHEMGGARMGADPRTSVLNQWNQAHDAANLFVTDGAQMASISCVNPSLTFMALTARAVDHAVTQLKGGVI; encoded by the coding sequence ATGGCTTCGACGGACAAGTTCGACGCAATCGTCATCGGTTCGGGCATCAGCGGCGGGTGGGCCGCCAAGGAACTGACGGAAAAGGGGTTTCGCGTCCTGATGCTGGATCGCGGCGTCATGGTCGAACATGGCGAAGGCTACACCTATGACGGTCGCCCCGCCTATGATGTGCCCGCGCGCAACATAATGCCCGCCCCGCTCAAGCAGAGCGACTATTTCATCGCCCAGCACGGCTATGTCGCGCCCAGCAACCAGGCCTTCTACAATAATGACCGCCTGAACCCCTATGACTATGAAAATGGCAGCAAATTCTACTGGATTCGTCCCGCTGCCGTGGGCGGCAAGTCGCTGATCTGGGGCCGCTGGAGCTTCCGCTGGAGCGCCGCCGATTTCCAGGCGAACCAGCGGGAAGGCATCGGCGGCGCATGGCCGATCGGCTATGACGACCTCGTGCCCTGGTACGACTATATCGAAAAATATGTCGGCATTTCGGGGTCGCGCGAAAATCTCCCCTATTTGCCCGACAGTCAGTTCATGCCGCCCATGCCGATGAACATCGCGGAAAAATGGATGAAGGAACGACTGGAAACGCAGTTTCCGGGGCGCAAGTTGATCAACGCCCGCCTGTCCAACATCACCGAAGACAAGCCGGAGCAAGGCCGCACCAAATGCCAGCACCGCAACCAGTGCGGCAATGGCTGTTCCTTCGGCGCTTATTTCTCGACCCAGGCCGTCACCCTGCCCGCCGCCCGCGCGACGGGCAAGCTGACGCTGCGCTCCGACGCGGTCGTCACCAAGCTCGACTATGATCCCGCGACCAAGCGCGTGACAGGCGTGCATTTCGTGGACGCCAAGACCGGCCAGGCCGAAGTGGTGAAGGCGCGCATGGTCTTCCTCAACGCGTCGACCCTGGCGTCGGTCCAGATCCTCATGAACTCGCGCCAGCCCGGCGGCGAACGCAGCCATTTCGATAGCAGCGGGACGCTCGGCCGCTATGTCATGGACCATATCTTCCGCGTCAGCGTGAAGGGGGATATTCCGGGCATGGAGGAATATATCGAATATGGCCGCCGCCCCGGCGGTGTCTATGTCCCCCGCTTCCGCAACAATGACGGTCAGGAAGATGTCGGCTTCAAGCGCGGCTATGGCTATCAGGGCGGGGCCTATCGCGAACCCAGCAAGCCGGTCGGCTTCGGCGCGTCGATGAAGGAAGGGATGCGCCAATATAGCGGCTGGAAATTCCAGATGGGCGCGTTCGGCGAATGCCTGCCCTATGAAGACAACCGCGTCTCGCTCAGCCCCGACAAGGTCGACCGCTTCGGCATGCCGCAGATGCGGTTCGACGTCACCTTCCGCGACAACGAACTGCGGATGATGGCGGACGCGCGCGAACAGGGTGAAAAGATGCTGCGCGCGGCGGGCCTCAAAAATGTCGAAAGCCGGGTGCGCGAACATGTGCCGGGCGACGCCATCCACGAAATGGGCGGCGCGCGCATGGGCGCGGACCCGCGCACCTCGGTCCTCAACCAATGGAACCAGGCGCATGACGCGGCCAATCTGTTCGTCACCGACGGCGCGCAGATGGCGTCCATCTCCTGCGTCAATCCGTCGTTGACCTTCATGGCGCTGACCGCCCGCGCCGTCGACCATGCCGTGACCCAGTTGAAGGGCGGCGTGATCTGA
- a CDS encoding LacI family DNA-binding transcriptional regulator yields MARRRENGVTIRAVAQRAGVSAMTVSNVINGAGRASAATMEAVRAAIAELGYVPNLAARRLAKARATTMGLIYSDRRTPFLDAVLVGTLRATNAHGLQLILREGEGTGREEAERIATDLVRSGADALLLIPPFAELLSGSALLATLGVPLAAIATGRPMPDMTTVRIDNRAAMHAITLRVIAGGHRRIAYIAGPDHSSVVAARLDGFRHALAQHGIADTPDLIVRQGEFDYASGVAAGRRLLTLPDRPTAIMCSSDDLAAGVIAQAGHMGLVLPRDLSVTGFDDTILASRIWPPLTVVRQPVEDMAFRATQCLIAALASTGNATAVSDEIFDHRLVERESIAILS; encoded by the coding sequence ATGGCACGACGACGGGAAAATGGCGTGACGATCCGCGCGGTCGCGCAGCGGGCCGGCGTGTCCGCGATGACCGTATCGAACGTCATCAACGGCGCGGGTCGGGCCAGCGCCGCCACGATGGAGGCGGTGCGCGCCGCCATCGCCGAACTGGGCTATGTTCCCAACCTTGCCGCCCGCCGCCTGGCCAAGGCGCGGGCGACGACCATGGGCCTCATCTATTCCGACCGGCGCACCCCCTTTCTGGACGCGGTGCTGGTCGGCACGCTGCGCGCCACCAACGCCCATGGCCTGCAACTCATCCTGCGCGAAGGCGAAGGCACGGGCCGCGAAGAGGCGGAACGCATCGCCACCGACCTCGTTCGCAGCGGCGCCGACGCGCTCCTTCTCATCCCGCCCTTTGCCGAACTGCTCAGCGGATCGGCCCTGCTCGCGACCCTGGGCGTGCCGCTGGCTGCGATCGCGACGGGCAGGCCGATGCCCGACATGACGACCGTCCGGATCGACAACCGGGCCGCCATGCACGCCATCACCCTGCGCGTCATCGCGGGCGGGCACCGGCGGATCGCCTATATCGCCGGTCCCGATCACAGCAGCGTGGTCGCCGCCCGGCTCGACGGCTTCAGGCACGCGCTGGCCCAGCATGGTATAGCCGACACCCCCGACCTCATCGTCCGCCAGGGCGAATTCGACTATGCCTCGGGCGTCGCCGCCGGGCGCAGGCTGCTGACCCTGCCCGATCGGCCCACCGCGATCATGTGCAGCAGCGACGATCTTGCCGCAGGGGTGATCGCGCAGGCGGGGCATATGGGCCTGGTCCTGCCGCGCGACCTGTCGGTCACGGGCTTCGACGACACCATCCTCGCTTCGCGCATCTGGCCGCCGCTCACCGTGGTGCGGCAACCGGTCGAGGACATGGCGTTCCGTGCGACCCAATGCCTGATCGCCGCGCTCGCCAGCACCGGCAACGCGACGGCGGTCAGCGACGAGATATTCGACCATCGGCTCGTGGAGCGCGAGAGCATTGCGATCCTCTCCTGA
- a CDS encoding Dabb family protein yields the protein METSRREMAAMMALGGAGMALSPASAATPATQPKLVHHVFFWLKRPGNPADRDRLIAGLRTLRAIPVIRDLQIGVPASTEKRDVVDSSFDVSELMVFDNPADQKVYQDHPIHQAFVKACDHLWQRVLVYDMQVVPAAA from the coding sequence ATGGAAACCAGTAGAAGGGAAATGGCGGCGATGATGGCATTGGGCGGCGCAGGCATGGCCCTTTCCCCGGCCAGCGCGGCGACACCCGCGACCCAGCCGAAGCTCGTGCATCATGTCTTCTTCTGGCTCAAACGGCCCGGCAACCCGGCCGACCGCGACCGGCTCATCGCGGGCCTGCGCACGCTGCGCGCCATCCCCGTCATCCGCGACCTCCAGATCGGCGTCCCCGCCAGCACGGAAAAGCGCGACGTCGTGGACAGCAGCTTCGACGTGTCGGAACTGATGGTGTTCGACAATCCGGCCGACCAGAAAGTCTATCAGGACCATCCCATCCATCAGGCCTTCGTCAAAGCCTGCGACCATCTCTGGCAAAGGGTCCTGGTGTACGACATGCAGGTCGTGCCCGCTGCCGCCTGA